The nucleotide sequence CTTTGACCATTTGCATTAGCTTTGGATGCTTCAGCAGAGCAAAACTGCACAGAAATTTAAAGATTTTCTACTTTAACAATGACAACAATTTGAtaagaaattataataatagacAGGTtagattaaaaaattgattacaATCGGAAATTTCATCTAAGAGATTCTTAAGATTTTATTACCCATGTCCGATTCGTTTGGTATTCAAAAGAACCGCATCGACCAGATTCTCATCTGTGGCATGTCCATACCAATTGGTCTCCCCGGCGTGGAAGAAAAAGGGTGTGTCTTTACCCAATTCTATCAATTTTTCCGCAAAGTTCAGAAGGGTATTGCCCCTGTCTTCTTGACCCACCAAGTCGAAGCCGATAATAAAGTCAGGATAGGCTTGTTTGACTTCCTTGTATGTTTTAACGTAGTTATCGAAAATCGATTGCGTAATTCCTCGTTGAGGTGAAAAAATTACTTTCGCGCCCAGGAAGTCTGGATTATTGGTTGTGAATctgcaatgatttttttttctcatgaATTTCATTATATGTCCGGCAAAATATATTGACCGTAAACGTGccacaaatatttttgtaatagcTTTCTAGAAATTGACGTCTTAAACGTCGTGCAAACGCAATCATAAGTTTTATAGGCGTATCAAGACTTTCGAAcctataattatttttccacGCATAgcatattatattctacacgtTTTTCGCATGAAAATGCTTGCGCGATAACtaataactaaaaataagcTCACCTATTTATCATTTCTTGATAGATTCTAGCAACATTGATCGGATTGTACGTCGTTCCATTGAGTTCGTACAGCTTCGATAAAGATGCGCGAAATTCGAAGTACATGACATTGTCGTCGTATAATTCTTGCAAAGcttgataaaagtatatttcAAATGCAGGTCTAAAAGTCGTAAAAATGAgtagttaaaaaataatagttaaaaaataatctacTCAAGAATTTTCCAACGAATCGTATGATAGCGTAACATTTACCTGTAAGTCACCAATCCCTTGATAACTGCGAAAATTTCTTGAAATTTGTTCCAAACGACGTCGATATTATACTCGGCTGGACTTATTCTGAGCATAGTGAGGTGTTTCCTAAAAAAAACAGCGCACGTTAAAAAATCACAGCATGAcaagctttttttctcgaaaatgaGAATTAACAACAAATCGTCGCATactgaattttaatattgatccCAGGGTTCTTCTCCCGCAGATCTTTCAGGAGTTGCCAATCGCAATCCGACGACGGCGTCTCGAGAAACCGAAATCGCATTTTGGTGCCGTTGTAGCAAATGTGGAGATTTGGAATGTACGTCACGTTGTTGATGATGAAGTCCAGCGAAACTAGTGATGCAAGATGAGCGTGAAAAACAGCTCCCTTAGGCATTAGACGAATTATTTTGAAGACTTCGGACTTTTCGATCTCGCTGTGAACGTCGAGAAAGTTTTGCGATGGCAAAAAATGTTCTGGTCGCTCGAAACCTTGATCgttgaaaatgaaataattaaattaatcgtACTGCTAATAACTTCTTTTATAGTGTGATAATATACTCTATCCACCATAGCatggaacattttttttttttttggatatGAAATCGTGTTTTCCCAAAAAGCGGAAAACGTTTTAGGAACGTAGAAATGCGAGTAAAAATGTCACATTTTAAATACGTTTAAGGATATAACACTTCCCGTTATAGACAAAGTTGCAAAAACGTCTCGAAAAACGTTGTACAATTATTGTTTTACAGTAAAACTTCAGAACATACGAGTAAGAACACATCAATGTGTTCATTCACAGTCAATTCACTTCACTTACCTTCGTCAAGTTCCTTGCGTTTCGTAGCCATCAAACATTCATTAGCGAGAATCTCGTCACCTTGCAGTTTCAAACTTGATCCAAAGGACATCATTCTTTCCTCGCGAATGATCTCTTCCCGTAATtggaaaaaacttttttcggGCAAATGCAGTGCATTGCAATAATTCAACTTTGATACTATACTACAATTagctattaaaaatattaataaatataacttcattttgaaattaatactGCACGAGGTATCAAGCAGTTGATTCGACAAAGgttcgataaaaaataaagctaaTACGAGAGAATGTGGCCACCGAAATATTAACCAATTATATCTCAAACTACTGCTGGATAGTCATATCAATCGTGTCACCATTCAATTAATCAGTTTTCCCCCTATATTTCATTTGGAGGAAAACCCAGAACAACACTTTATCCATTCTTAATGTACAAAAGATAATTACTAGACGAGGTATAGCTTATCGGAAAACTAGTTACAAAATTAAGAATTTCAAGCAATGACAATCTTCCTTTTTGCAGTTCAGCTTTTGCACTGAAATTGTTGCAGCTACACGAGATGCATTTATGCTCGTATTGAAATGAAGAGTCGAGTAATGCATAATTGATTGGAACAAAAATTCAAAGAAAGCATACCTTAGACCAACTATCACTGAGTAAACATCAAgaatcaaaacaaaagaatTTAGTACAAGcgataaaaaatgacgtcTTGTGTATATCGGTGAAACATCGATATCTTTCATTTCCAACGACTTTCACTATCACTATCTCTAAAATGACTTTCTAGCGAcgttaatttcaattttaaaagtatcaagtataagaaaatatttgtattcaGTTCAATGAATAGCTGTTTTATATTCAAGTGTTGTCGTTCCAATAAaggaatatattgtataatatatGAATTACAAGGATTAGACAATGacaaataatacattttcttcaccatcgtttcttttttatttgcgtaaaaatatttgtgAATGACTGATAATACAAACAACACTGTTTTGCTACGTATGAAACTTCGAACGTCTTAACGAATCGAACCGTGAGTCAAAATCCAAATTTAAACTCCAATCCAAAACACGGTGTATATGTTGCTAAGAGTTGTAAGAGTCGACAAACTTAATTGACATTTTATGTATGTATCAACTTTTGTTTGTACGTTCGTGTAACACAGTTGATCGTTGAAATTTTCACATGTTTAGTTCATGTAGCTGATGCTtacaaatcaaataaaattcgCCGTCGTGTCTatctaaaatttttcttatcgaaaagattaaacaatataaaatttatctaactttttacaataaacgtataaatatatatttatatataaataatatttagtGTTCAGAATATAGggcttttataaaacctttgGTTCCACTTTTCTCTTTCATTGACAAAAAAAATGCTACCGCGAACGTGAAAATCTTCAGATTCTCActattatcgatttacaaagaaaaaatcaCGAAAAGTATCTGTGCTCTCGTGTAATAAAGTGCAAATCTGAGCGATCAACAACGAGTTATACTCTCTTGCACGCATAAAACTGCGTTACCATCGCtgcgaaattaaaaaaaccttTGCAAAAAATAAGGTTCTTTGTTGTGCTACATAGTACTTAAGAAAACAGAGTCGGACAGCGATCGATTCATAATGACTTTGTTAGCTATAGagagaatatttttatctcATACGATTCCTTTGCATAAATAAAACgcgttattaaataaattttgaatataataatttttaacaacgTCATATAAATAGTgatttatgaatataaatatgTTATTAATGAATGTATTCTACTCCAGACTCTGCTTTCTTAATACTGTCCATCGCGTATGAGCAATATAAGTACATTTAAAAAGTGTACGTTTAGCCACAGGCTTCACTCCACTCCTTAATATTACTTCTCGCAGCGTGGAAAAATATATACTTCTAGtcaacaaataatttaatcgatATAGTTACAAAGTACCCTGAGTgaactttttttgtttctcgaCGGAACGACGAAAAATCTTCAGGATGACTTTTTCTTGGTGCGTGAGTAAAATTATAGCAAAAATTTGTGATTTTCATACTGCTGTAGGCACTCTCAATTGTAAAGCATTATTTGACAAGTGACTCTGAAAGAAAATTCAgatttaaaataactttttcacCGTAACTTTTCTCACGAACCTGAACTCTATCAAACGTACCATAAATGTTTAAAAGCATATtcaattttgtataatttgtaGCACTTTTACATCAGACTTCTATTAAATACCAATCAGATTTCAGTTAACGATGATGATGAATCGTAAAATTTTGATCTTTTTTCGATCCGcctaaatttattaataattatcgatGGATCACTCGGTCATCCTAAAATCTAATA is from Nasonia vitripennis strain AsymCx chromosome 1, Nvit_psr_1.1, whole genome shotgun sequence and encodes:
- the LOC103317859 gene encoding adenosine deaminase 2-like; translation: MKLYLLIFLIANCSIVSKLNYCNALHLPEKSFFQLREEIIREERMMSFGSSLKLQGDEILANECLMATKRKELDEGFERPEHFLPSQNFLDVHSEIEKSEVFKIIRLMPKGAVFHAHLASLVSLDFIINNVTYIPNLHICYNGTKMRFRFLETPSSDCDWQLLKDLREKNPGINIKIQKHLTMLRISPAEYNIDVVWNKFQEIFAVIKGLVTYRPAFEIYFYQALQELYDDNVMYFEFRASLSKLYELNGTTYNPINVARIYQEMINRFTTNNPDFLGAKVIFSPQRGITQSIFDNYVKTYKEVKQAYPDFIIGFDLVGQEDRGNTLLNFAEKLIELGKDTPFFFHAGETNWYGHATDENLVDAVLLNTKRIGHGFALLKHPKLMQMVKEKNIVIELNPISNQVLDLVKDMRNHPASHFFAENYPIVVSNDDPSFWGASGLSYDFYEAFIGIMSREADLRALKQLAINSIKYSGMKPGEQKKAFKIWQEAWNRFTRYLAYSHKCVNNNQYFDTRWL